A window of the Parambassis ranga chromosome 17, fParRan2.1, whole genome shotgun sequence genome harbors these coding sequences:
- the klhl14 gene encoding kelch-like protein 14 yields the protein MSRSGDRTSTFDPTHSDTLLHGLNLLWRKQLFCDVTLTAQGQQFHCHKAVLASCSQYFRSLFSSHNVISNEGSKGDQGSSGTPSSSPDDKLVTTSTRPINNLVLQGCSSIGLRLVLEYLYTANVTLSLDTVEEVLSVSKILNIPQITKLSVQFLNDQISVQNYKQICKIAALHGLDETKKLANKYLVEDVLLLNFEEMCAMLDALPPPVESELALFQMSVLWLEHDRETRMHYAPDLMKRLRFALIPAPELVERVQSVDFMRSDPVCQKLLLDAMNYHLMPFRQHCRQTMASRIRSNKRMLLLVGGLPPGPDRLPSNLVQYYDDEKKTWKILTIMPYNSAHHCVVEVENFLLLLGGEDQWNPNGKHSTNFVSRYDPRFNSWIQLPPMQERRASFFACRLDKHLYVIGGRNESGYLSSVESYNLETNEWNYVSSLPQPLAAHAGAVHNGKIYISGGVHNGEYVSWLYCYDPVMDVWARKQDMNTKRAIHALAGMNDRLYAIGGNHLKGFSHLDVMLVECYDPKADQWNILQTPILEGRSGPGCAVLNDSIFLVGGYSWSMGAYKSSTICYSPEKGTWTELEGEVAEPLAGPACSTVILPACLPFNK from the exons ATGTCCAGATCGGGTGATAGAACATCCACCTTTGACCCAACACACAGTGACACCCTGCTGCACGGGCTCAATCTCTTATGGAGAAAGCAGCTTTTCTGTGATGTGACTCTCACTGCCCAGGGACAGCAGTTCCACTGCCACAAAGCTGTGCTGGCATCCTGCTCCCAGTATTTCAGATCTCTCTTCTCATCCCATAATGTGATCAGCAATGAGGGAAGCAAAGGGGACCAGGGCAGCAGTGGGacaccctcttcctctcctgatGACAAACTGGTGACCACCAGCACCAGGCCCATCAATAACCTGGTCCTCCAGGGCTGCTCCTCAATTGGACTACGATTAGTGCTGGAGTACCTGTATACTGCCAACGTGACTCTTTCCCTGGACACAGTGGAAGAGGTGCTGTCAGTCAGCAAGATCCTCAACATCCCCCAGATCACCAAGCTCAGCGTGCAGTTCCTCAATGACCAGATCTCTGTGCAGAACTACAAGCAGATCTGCAAGATTGCAGCACTCCACGGACTGGATGAGACCAAGAAGCTGGCCAACAAGTACCTGGTTgaggatgtgctgctgctgaacttTGAGGAGATGTGCGCCATGCTGGATGCTCTGCCACCCCCGGTGGAGTCAGAGCTGGCTCTCTTCCAGATGTCAGTCCTCTGGCTGGAGCATGACCGGGAGACTCGCATGCACTATGCACCGGACCTTATGAAGAGGCTGCGCTTTGCCCTCATACCTGCCCCGGAGCTGGTGGAGAGGGTGCAGTCTGTTGACTTCATGAGGAGTGACCCGGTGTGCCAGAAACTGCTCCTGGATGCCATGAACTACCACCTCATGCCCTTCAGGCAGCACTGCAGGCAGACAATGGCCAGCAG AATCCGTTCCAATAAGAGGATGCTGTTACTGGTGGGTGGTTTGCCTCCTGGACCTGATCGTCTCCCCAGCAATTTGGTCCAGTACTATGACGACGAGAAAAAGACATGGAAGATCCTCACAA TAATGCCTTACAACAGCGCACATCACtgtgtggtggaggtggagaacttcttgctgctgctgggtggagAGGACCAGTGGAACCCCAACG GTAAGCACAGCACTAATTTTGTCAGCCGCTATGATCCCAGATTCAACAGCTGGATACAATTACCACCAATGCAGGAGAG GAGAGCCAGTTTCTTCGCCTGCCGGCTGGATAAACACCTGTACGTGATTGGTGGGAGGAACGAGTCGGGCTACCTCTCCAGCGTGGAGTCCTACAACCTGGAGACTAATGAGTGGAACTATGTGTCGTCTCTGCCGCAGCCTCTGGCTGCCCACGCAGGAGCTGTACACAATGGCAAGATCTACATATCAG GAGGAGTGCACAATGGCGAGTATGTGTCCTGGCTCTACTGTTACGACCCTGTAATGGATGTGTGGGCTAGGAAACAGGATATGAACACAAAGCGTGCCATTCATGCCTTGGCTGGAATGAACGACCGTCTGTACGCCATTGGTGGAAACCATCTGAAAG GCTTTTCCCATCTAGACGTCATGTTGGTGGAGTGTTACGACCCAAAAGCTGACCAGTGGAACATCCTGCAGACGCCCATCCTGGAGGGCCGCAGCGGGCCGGGCTGCGCTGTTCTGAATGACAGCATCTTTCTTGTTGGGGGCTACAGCTGGAGCATG GGGGCCTATAAGTCTTCAACCATCTGCTACAGCCCAGAGAAAGGAACATGGACAGAGTTGGAGGGAGAGGTGGCGGAGCCTTTGGCGGGCCCGGCCTGCTCCACCGTCATACTGCCCGCCTGCCTTCCTTTTAACAAATGA